The Desulfatiglans sp. sequence AGACCTGTTTCAGTGACGAGTTCGGATTTAATGTGGCTTCAGTTATTGTTATGGGTAAAAAGGAATGTATCGTGGTGGATTGTCAGTGGACGCTCGCCAACGCATACAGGGTAACAGCTGAGATAATTGACAGCCAGCTAGAGCTCAAGGCAATCTTTGCCACACATTCTCATCCTGATCACTACTGGGGCATGGGTTACATGCAGCAGGCTTTTCCCAAGGCCAAGTGTTATATGCTGCCTGAAGACCTTAACCTTTACAACCATCAGTATCAGGCAAAACTGGATGAATGGGAACCCATCATGGGTAAAAACAATCTCTGTCGCAAACAGGCCGAAAATATCATTCCTCTGGATACAGGTTATCTTGAGCTTGAGGGGGAGAAGATTGAGGTCTTTGACCATGTAATGGGTGACTACAGGTGGAACTCTGTTGTCTGGATACCATCCATTAAAACCATGTATGGAAGCGATGTACTCTTTAATCAGGCACACCCCTTCACATGCGAGGTAACAGCCCCGCAGCGCGCACAATGGATAGCTGATATAGAAAAGATGGAAAAATACGGGGCAGAGGTAGTTATACCCGGCCACCAGAAAGAGGGCTGCCTGTTTGACGGCAGCGCCTACAAGTATACAAAGGATTATTTGATCGCTACTGAGGAAGAGCTTGCCAACACAAAGGATGCTGCTTCATTCTTTTATAATATGGTAAAACGTTTCCCCGGCTCAAGCCTGATCATGTATTCAAACGAGATGAATGCTGAGGTCTGGAAAGGCGGCAGGCCCTGGGACTGGGTCCTTGATACTGTAGAGACA is a genomic window containing:
- a CDS encoding MBL fold metallo-hydrolase, producing MEIIVNKHGKGKLATKTCFSDEFGFNVASVIVMGKKECIVVDCQWTLANAYRVTAEIIDSQLELKAIFATHSHPDHYWGMGYMQQAFPKAKCYMLPEDLNLYNHQYQAKLDEWEPIMGKNNLCRKQAENIIPLDTGYLELEGEKIEVFDHVMGDYRWNSVVWIPSIKTMYGSDVLFNQAHPFTCEVTAPQRAQWIADIEKMEKYGAEVVIPGHQKEGCLFDGSAYKYTKDYLIATEEELANTKDAASFFYNMVKRFPGSSLIMYSNEMNAEVWKGGRPWDWVLDTVETPAINPLKG